In the genome of Fusarium keratoplasticum isolate Fu6.1 chromosome 13, whole genome shotgun sequence, the window GGGCCAAAGGCTGCAAGGACTGTGTGGCAGACGTCAAGATCCACTATCTCACGCAGACAACCACAACCGTTTCGACTTTTACTTCGACCATCGAGCCAGTCAGTATGTCTGCCGGCACTGTCTTGATCGGTGTGACGGCGGACCCAACCACATCAGCTACGTCTAGCGAGGCCCCGACGAGTTCCAGTGAGCTGCCTACAACAGCTACATCCAGCGAAGCTTCGACGGCTACCTCCACTGAGTattcatcttcatcagccGAGGGTTCGACTACATCCATCGAGGCTTCTACCACTTCCACTGAGATTTCTGCCACGTCCACTGAAGTATCAACCGAGTCGTCTGCCACGACAACCGCTGCCAGCGAGAGCTCAACAGTATCAACTACGGATTCCACAATAACCACGTTGAGCACCGATTCTTCTGTCACAACAGTCACATCTTCTGAGTCTTCTTCAACTATTTCAACCGAGACTTTGTCCACAACGGCACAGGCTAAGTCCACCACGGTATCAACCATCGAATCCACAATGACAACCCTGACGACATCTCGAAGACCTTGCCGTCCTGCATAGTACAGTGGCCATAATTTTAAGTTCTAGTGTATATATGTAAACTTAGGTAGACACTTGCGGAATCAAGCgtatttaatttttataattatcAAGTCAGACTTGGTACAGGAGTACTCCACGCTGCGCCTCAAATATGAAAGCGATGGACTGCCCACTCTTGCCGGTATCGCTGATATTGTGAGCCGAATTATCTCTTACAAGTCTCTCTCGGGGACTTGGAAGGCCAACCTCTCTTCTGGACTTCTTTGGAACCATGCAAAGTATCCAGCGAACCTCTCGGACATAGCTGGTGTCCCTTCTTGGTCATGAGCGTCTGTGATCTGTCCAATCGAAGCCAGCGGGCATAATCCAGCGGGATCTAGAGTCGAGCTATTAGGAACGGACATTGATAAAACTAGAAGAATGGCATTACATCTGTGAGCCCGGCTCCATCAATGCAGCGTTGAACCTGATAAGCGGCCCCCATCACCGCCAGCCGCAGTGATCGCGAACTCAGAGATCTACGAGTCGAGGTCCCAAGCTTCACTTTCAGCCTTGAGACGACTACTGGCACTAGGCCTCTTGGTCCTGAACCTGAGACTGTCTGTGTATTTGATGGACCAAGAAGGGACAAATCTCAATTCTACGCACTAGGTCTCGAATGCTGTGCCTTTGGGAACATCAAGCAACACAGTGGCCTGCTGCTCCGAAGGTTGGATAGGGGAGGCTCTGAGATCGTTCATGAGCATATTGGAAGGGTGTTGTCGTCGGATCGTTTCTGGAACGCTGTTCGGGAGTCAGGTTGATGCCTGCTTCGATGTGGGCATGGTGCTTGCAAATTACGACCCAGGCTTATGGCTACACAAGGTTTCAATCAGAGATAACACGGGTGTTCGGGATTACAGAGCATGAATAGGGGTTGGGCGACAATtgggaagagaagagtaTCATTGCCAGACACTAAAGCACAATACATAAGACCACCCTCTGTAGCTCTTTGtaaaatgtgttctttattatagttggagcccggccctcgatgggttaactgagcctgaagatcgTAGCTCTTTGTCAAGTTTGTCGCATCGACCCAAGGACGAGTAGCAATATTCATCATGACTCAGCCAAACATAATAGTTCAAAAACAAAGCTCTATGTTTTGCTGAAATACCTAAAGGTGTCCCGGTCCCTGGATAGTATCTCCAGGCCAAAGAAGAGCGATTTGAATGCGACTCTGAGCCACGATCTTCCCGATTCAATAGCCAACTATATTACGTTTGATTGCATCCTTATTCGAGACCCCTGCTTTCGTCTTCCAAAACTGTCAGGAGCGAATTGAGCCCTCTCCAGGTTGAAGAAGTGGTTCTCAACTGGGCAATTGTCCGGTGTTTGAAGTCAGACGCTGCAGAGATGAGGTACTCATCGGGGTGGCACCCATCCATGGGTAGATCAAGGATGGACTGCACCGAGTTCCTGCCTTGCCTAGAATCCAGAATCCTTGGACCTTAAGCTTTTCCTAGATGCCTTCGGGATGCAAGGGTTAACGGCCTATTCAGCACTGTACAAAGTTAGACAACCAGAGAAGGGTGGCATCACCTTCGTATCGGCTGTCAGCACCGCTGTAGGACAGCTGGTGGGCCAATTAGCGAAACTAGAAGGGCTGATGGGTGTTGGAAGTACTGGAAGTGATGAAAAGGCCCAACTGTTGGTTGAAAAGATTGGCTTTGATGCCAGTTTCAACTACACGAAAGCGAATCTCGTTTCAAAGCTCAAAGGCGTTGCTCCAGGTGGCATCGACAGTGAGCTTCAGTCCAAAGTCAAATCCCGTTGGTCACAGGGCGCTGACTTGTCTCTGATTTACTTGGATAATATAGATGGTAGGCAGCCAGATGCTACCGTCTCATCTTTAAGAAATTAGGACAGTATAACAGTAAGACTGGAGATCGTCATTGCAAGTGGAGTTGTTTCGCCTACTGGGGTGACCTTGACCTGGTATCGGTatcggtctcggtctcggtctcggtctcggtctcgactTCGGTCTCGGCCTTGGACATGGGATGGGTACCCGGTAACTGCGGAAGACGCATTCAATCAATATTCATTGTGATTTATTCGCCTTTGATGTTTAATTCTTATGTTCCAGGCTGCTTGACTCACGAAAAGCTCTCAACAAAACCACAATGGCAGACGGAAGCACACTAGGACTGGCAGATGAACGTCAAGCGACCAAGCCGGTGACGATGCCTGACGAAGATAACCACATCAACTTCACTGTTGGATGGGAAGAACCATCTGATCAGGACCCCGAGAATCCCCTCAATTGGCCAACGCGCCGTAAATGGAGCATCATCGGGGTCCTCTCTTTTATCACCTTTCTTACGTATGACTTCAGTTCATCCCGATAACCTCGACGTGCTAAACGCTCTATAGGCCTTTGGCGTCTGCAATGATGGCTCCTGGTGTACCAGTTATCATGGCCGAGTTTGAGAGCTCCAATGACGAAATTGCGACATTCATGGTTTCTGTCTTTGTGCTGGGATTTGCATTCGGGCCGCTACTGATGGCGCCTATGAGCGAGCTTTACGGCCGAACACCAGTTTACCACGTCTGCAACACtcttttcatcatcttctcaaTTGGATGTGCCGTGTCTCAGAATATAGGGATGCTCATTGCATTTCGATTCCTCTCTGGGTTTGTTGGGGTCGCTACGGTAACCTGCGGCAGTGGCACGATAGCAGATATGATTCCTCCTGAGCAACGAGGAGCCGCCATGTCTATATGGTCGATTGGGCCTCTCCTTGGACCCGTGGTTGGACCTGTTTGTGCTGGCTTTCTGGTTGAGGCCaaaggttggagatgggtgTTTTGGGTTATAACTATAGTGGTGAGTTCAACTCCTTTTACCATGCCTGCTGGATAAGTGACTAACGTATTGGTGACTTCAGTCTGGAGCTGTAATCTTGGTTTCCTTCATCATTTTCCGAGAGACGTATGCACCAGTCCTTCTCGATCGAAAAGCTTCGAAACTACGCAAGGCGACCGGCAACAATAAGTACCGCTCAGTGATGCAAGCGAAAGGCACACCAAAGCAAGTCTTTATATCTGCCATCACTCGACCGACACGAatgcttctcttctctcccatTGTCTCCATGGTCTGCCTATATATCGCTACCCTCTACGGCATGCTATATCTGTTATTCACCACCTTTACCTTCGTATACCATGACATGTATGGGTTCAGCGCGGTGGGTGCAGGATTGTCATTTATCGCTGGAGGCATTGggaatctccttggcctAATGTTTGTGGGATACCTATCGGATAAGTTGATAAGAAATGGTCAGATTGAAGGCAAGGATGTTGAGCCAGAGCAGCGGTTAGATCTGAGACTCACTATCCCCACCGCTTTGGCTCTCCCCATCGGTCTGATCATGTACGGCTGGACAGCGGAGAAGCAACTGCACTGGATCGTGCCTATGGTCGGTACAAGCATCATGGGTTTCGGCATGATCGGGATCTTTATGATCTCGCAGACGTACCTTGTCGACGCCTTCACGAGACATGCTGCCTCTGTCACCGCAGCGAATGCCGTCTTACGGAGTTTGCTGGGAGCCCTTCTACCTCTTTGTGGATTGAAGCTCTACGACGCACTTGGTCTTGGTTGGGGGAATACACTGCTTGGATTGATTTGTCTTGCCTTGGCGCCTGTACCATGGCTACTGAACAGGTTTGGTGGAAGGATACGAAACAACCCAAGATTTCGGCGAGAATTTTGATGATGGTATGCTGGAATCTTGGTGGGCTGACATCTAGAGAGGCATTATGGCTGGAGAATTGGCAATGGTAAGGACTCAGGCTAGCTATTTGTCAGGATCATGGTTGAGGCAGCACTCAATGCAGCCAAGGCCGCATTTAGACTTGTTTCCCTAGAGCAAGATCAAGCATTTATTTATATTCCCTAATAACACGTTTGGTGGTTCATGCTTAGCATGCAGCAATAGCTTTCAGTTGAGACAACTAAACCGGGAACTCACAACTCCGTCGTCTGCTGCAGGTTGACTGGAGTGTTGCTCTCCCTTCGTTTCGTCATTGGAAACACGACGAGTTGTCGCAGATGCCTTACGTCTCTGACaagttcatcatcatcagagGCTGCATGTGCTAGGCATCGGTCTCACCTCGCCATGCTTGTTCCTTCGAGAGCGACAAGGACATGGAAGGCTAGCTGCTACGATGGTAGTCAAGGTAGCCGTCGTGGTCTCAGACGTCAACGTGGTCACTAGACATAACATTGTTGATATCAGCAATGACGTCTCCAAAAGAGGCCACTAGCCACGACAGCACAAGATACAAGCATCAATACGTGACGCAGTTCGAAAACCAATCACTTCGACAGCGCGTTCTAACCGGCCTTCGCTGTATACAACTTATTTTTGCCATCGTCATTGCCAGCCTCTATGGTACTCTCTTAGCGAGTGACATCGACAACAACTAGCATCTTTAAAATCTCAACCCTCGCTAAGGTCGTCGGTATGTTATCGATAACTATTTGTGCACTGTCTTTATTCATGACGTGCGGGAGCGTAGCCTGGTTCGTTTGCGACGGATACACCTTTGTAGTATGGACCACACTCTTCGGCACCTCATTCACGACTACGGGATACATCGGCCGGGCGAGGAGTGAAGGAATAGCCAGCAAGTATCTGAGCGATTCGGAATTTGGGAAACTACAGGCGGTTGCTTATACGGGCTCCTTCATTACGTTCCTGTGACCGGGCACCACGATACAAGGCATACTTTCATTCTacttggccgagaagaggGCACGCAGGATGGAGGAGACCAAAACGCGTCCTGATTTTGAACCAAGGGAAGTGTTTAATGATTGAGCATTCGTATGCTTCTCCCCGCCATCTGGCTATTACAGAGGCAGGAGTAGTTTACTACTGAGAAGGAGCAGCAATCGTGGACACCCTAGAAAAAGTCGAAGAGAATGTAAGTAGCATCTTCACTCTTTGACAGGGTGGGAGTTTAAAGATACCACTTAACCTTAAAACCGTGTCCGGTACAGAATCAACCAGGATAAGGAATAAATATTGCGTTCATATAGGCCAAGAAGAAAATCGAGTTGACCGTGGACGGGAGATTGACACTGACTTTAGTCTTGCGGTAGCTTAAGATGAAACGTTGGTGGAAACCCCAATGGTTATGATCGAATTGATAAGGAGAAACTACTAAACCATGCTAATGAGTGGTCGCTGCTATACCCCCAGTCCTTGAAGTAGAAGATTCCAACCCTGCTCCAGTATAGCCGGGCATTCCAGTCCCTGTCTGTTGCGTCCCATTTGTATTATCCCGATCCTGGCCAGATGGCTGCAGTAAATGAAATCCAGCCAAGTCTACAAAAATATCAGACACGCTAGAGGGAATGTACTTGCCCGCAAGCAGAGGTGCGAGGATCAGTCCGACAGTGACGAGCAGCATGGTAAAGTAAACAACTGCGAACCTGACCACCCGACGTCGCCTGAGCTTTGACTGCTTCATGGAGTAGATTGGTTCTCGTATCTGTTGACTATGATAGCATGTTAGTCTCAACGCCCGTTGAGATAAGGCGAAACAAAAACTGAccttggaagaagccaaaACAGCATTGTCGTGTGTACTTTGTCAATCTTCGGGATGAGAAGAACTGGCAACATTGCGAAAAGAAGCAAATGCCCGAACAGAAAATCAGCCGAGAACATACTCAACTCTGTAATCTTGCAGACGATCTCTCGAAATGGTGCTGTGATGGAATGTCGGCCCAACGAGTACCAATGTCCTGTCCAGAAGGCAGTACTGGACGAAGCGGTTTTGAACTCCCTGGTTAATGtcgtcgagatgatgatcttACAGAGTAGGATCTGCAAAGAAACGACGGCAATCATGCCAGCAAGGGCTCTGGTAAAGTTGAACCCTTCCAAAAAGAGCATTGCCTCAAACGAAATAATCAGTGCAACGACAGAGATTCCATATGTGATGGAAGCCAGCACTTTGCCGAATTGCTTACAACAAAGACTGAGAAGAGGTCCCGTGAGACAACTCAGACTTAACATTACGGCCAAGGTAGCAGAGTTGATGGCCATTGGCGCAAATGCAATGATCAAAAGGCGAATGAGAGAATCTGTAGGCTCAACCTTCTCGCCACGGTTGTTCTTCGCAAGCACGCCGGTCTGCGCGTTGATGTAGAGATATGGAAGCGTGGTCATGATGACCGACAGCAGCGGGAGAAAAGTCTCAGCAAAGAGTACTGAGCCTAGTGAAGCGCGTGAGGCATCCCCAGAAAGCCGAGAAGATGGATCCCCAagattcttcttcttgaaacCGGTAATCCGAGTACGTGCCAGGCGGCAGTATGTGATCCACGACGAGCCATGGAAACGAGCATGCCCTCGAAAGAGCCATCGAAGAAACTCGCGATAGTCGATGAAAAAGTCGTCCCATGCAAATTGATGAGGGTTATAGAGAAAAGGCGAAAAGATTAGGCCAAAGGTGGTGACCCAGAACCAAGTTAACCCGGCTTGCCAGACGGTGAGCGTTGCGAATAACAGAAGGAGAAGCAACCGGCCACCGAAATAGAGGGATGGACCAGCAAACCGTGCGTAGAGGACACTGAATGGGATACGCGCAGTAGCAAACCCTCGACCTGTTCCGATGTACCTGGCCCCTCCGAATGAGAGATTTTGTTGAACAGAGTTGGCGTAGACCTGACAGACGAATACCTCGAAGAATGGCGACAATGAGGCGACGTGTTTGATAAATCGCACAGCTGCTCTCCAAGGATCAGACTCCATCAGTCCCTGCACTGTCAAAGGGATGAATGACATGAGGAACACAAAGAATATAGAAAGAATGGAGCGATAGACCCAATCCATCAGAGCGTCAGTATTGACACAACCTGTAGGAAACAGCGGGTCTGTGATTGGAACATCCCGGTTATAGTCGCAACTGATAGTTTCGTGTCGAAGTGAGCCGAGGTTcaggaggctgatgaggaacATGTAGACCGAAGCCATGATAAacatgttgttgatgtgaaATCCAGGATGAGCGTAGTAGAAGGATAAGAATCGGTCAAGCGGAAGCTTTGTTCCAAGGTAGAAATATTCCCGTGAGAGCATTTGCTCGCCCATACCTGTTCCGATCTTGGTGACGAAGTTGAGAATGGAGCCAAACCCGAGATCTCTGCCTTTTCCGCATTGATAAAATTCACAATGCTTGATACGGCCGCCTCGCATGATGGCGTTCATCCCGGCATAGATGTCTTCGTTCAGATGAAGGCCTTTCTGAGCCTTGGAGACGCCGCCGCGAGTTGTCATGAAGATTCCGTTAAGGAAGTCTGGGTGGCCATAGTGAAGCTTGCCTCCCAGCTGGGCCAATGTACGGGCAAAAAGAGTGCCAAAGGTCTGCTCCTTGCCGGCGGCGATGTCGCCCAGGATTCCAACATTCTCAGAAAAGATGTACTCTCGCGTACCCAGAATGGCAATTGGTTCAGAGGAGTTGTCCTTGTGATCATCGTCATAGCCAGAGACGATATTCATTTCGTCAAATTCTGCAAGGACGCCCCGTATCTTGAGGCATTCCTCTAGGTAATTGTCTTGATTCGCATCAATGAGCTGAATATACTCGCCGCGATAGAAAATGAGTGCGTGGTTCTGATTATCAGATTTTCCATCTCCCAAGATGGGGTTGCCTGATAGTTGGATTCTGAACTTCGGGCGCCTCAAGCCATTTTCCAACACCTCGGAGTGCCCGTCGATGAGGGATGAATAGACACGAGGCTCACCACCCTCATCAGGAGCCTCTTCATCAAGATACGCAATCTGGAGATCTGGATAGGCTCGCAACAAGAATTCGACATTTTCTTGCTCCTCTTGCTTGAATTTGGCATACCGTTGCATCGCCACCACCATGCGAAACTTACGCCTGGCCATCCGTTCAAGCTCGAGTTCAAGTTTCTCTGGATGCTGTCTGAAGAGCTGCACCACATCCGGGTTTTCGACCCGATACAGCAACTTGAGGGCTCTAGCGTAGTTCATGAAGCCTGATACCGTTCGGTAGAGAGTTTGAGACCGAAGTGAAGCCCAGATACGGGTTCTCAGGGCGTATTCTGGAGCCGAGGATTTGAATCCAATGAAATAGAAAGGGAGATCTTGAACTTTGCGATCCATTTGGCTCTGACCAGTTGCTTCCGAATCAGAATCATGAGGTGGCTCATCTTCGCCAGCA includes:
- a CDS encoding 1,3-beta-glucan synthase, with the translated sequence MSGSSHAYDNPYEEHYNDHYARRDGADRFDQDTSYVQEGYYPHDSTSSHDFHDGFETLGNRAYHETSARYGDYDSGSYYWQDGQAHYHAGDEDDGWNYDYGSRDDTGQYSATSSKVFFGADDSAAYNREDIDYPPVLHPSPDPYPAWASDARRPLTTEEIEDIFLQLTDKLGFQRESMRNMFDHLMILLDSRASRMPAEKALVSLHSDYIGGCNANYRTWYFAAYFDLEAEGGTSSPGNTTYADGQTDSAGLAGSEGAQGGDDFQLAEERWRRRMRNMAPQDRVRQVALYLLCWGEANQVRFMPECLCFIFKCAEDFLAAQSSNDTHAEELSFLDHVITPIYRFLRDQGYEIRDGVYVRRERDHDKVVGYDDCNQLFWYPEGMRRIVLNDKTKLIDIPASQRLVRFKDINWGKSFFKTYKESRSLLHLLVNFNRIWIIHLTIFWFYTAFNVPTLIVGPSYEQQVNQSPTNAKKLSAVGFGGAIAPFLQLAATIAEWMYVPRRWPGAEPIGVKMVLLLVALVFNVAPGVKIFFFPGPKKLDDYLAMGHVALATQLFAFLAIMPSGNLLGNFFKKKSRRATASEVFTAKYPPLHGNNRVFSYLFWTIVFGAKFGESYVFLALSFRDPVRYLSIMNVDSCQGDKLFGASLCRQQPTILLVLMMMTDLIFFFLDTYLWYVLVNTVCSILRSFYIGSSIWTPWRNIFYRLPKRIYSKVLATGEMEIKYKPKVLVSQVWNAIIISMYREHLLSIEHVQKLLYHQVPSDEIGKRTLRAPTFFVAQGDHWFDSQYFPKNGEAERRISFFAQSLSTPIPEPMAVDSMPTFTVMIPHYSEKILFSLREIIREEDQYSRLTMLEYLKQLHPHEWSCFVRDTKALAGEDEPPHDSDSEATGQSQMDRKVQDLPFYFIGFKSSAPEYALRTRIWASLRSQTLYRTVSGFMNYARALKLLYRVENPDVVQLFRQHPEKLELELERMARRKFRMVVAMQRYAKFKQEEQENVEFLLRAYPDLQIAYLDEEAPDEGGEPRVYSSLIDGHSEVLENGLRRPKFRIQLSGNPILGDGKSDNQNHALIFYRGEYIQLIDANQDNYLEECLKIRGVLAEFDEMNIVSGYDDDHKDNSSEPIAILGTREYIFSENVGILGDIAAGKEQTFGTLFARTLAQLGGKLHYGHPDFLNGIFMTTRGGVSKAQKGLHLNEDIYAGMNAIMRGGRIKHCEFYQCGKGRDLGFGSILNFVTKIGTGMGEQMLSREYFYLGTKLPLDRFLSFYYAHPGFHINNMFIMASVYMFLISLLNLGSLRHETISCDYNRDVPITDPLFPTGCVNTDALMDWVYRSILSIFFVFLMSFIPLTVQGLMESDPWRAAVRFIKHVASLSPFFEVFVCQVYANSVQQNLSFGGARYIGTGRGFATARIPFSVLYARFAGPSLYFGGRLLLLLLFATLTVWQAGLTWFWVTTFGLIFSPFLYNPHQFAWDDFFIDYREFLRWLFRGHARFHGSSWITYCRLARTRITGFKKKNLGDPSSRLSGDASRASLGSVLFAETFLPLLSVIMTTLPYLYINAQTGVLAKNNRGEKVEPTDSLIRLLIIAFAPMAINSATLAVMLSLSCLTGPLLSLCCKQFGKVLASITYGISVVALIISFEAMLFLEGFNFTRALAGMIAVVSLQILLCKIIISTTLTREFKTASSSTAFWTGHWYSLGRHSITAPFREIVCKITELSMFSADFLFGHLLLFAMLPVLLIPKIDKVHTTMLFWLLPSQQIREPIYSMKQSKLRRRRVVRFAVVYFTMLLVTVGLILAPLLAGKYIPSSVSDIFVDLAGFHLLQPSGQDRDNTNGTQQTGTGMPGYTGAGLESSTSRTGGIAATTH
- a CDS encoding MFS domain-containing protein, encoding MADGSTLGLADERQATKPVTMPDEDNHINFTVGWEEPSDQDPENPLNWPTRRKWSIIGVLSFITFLTPLASAMMAPGVPVIMAEFESSNDEIATFMVSVFVLGFAFGPLLMAPMSELYGRTPVYHVCNTLFIIFSIGCAVSQNIGMLIAFRFLSGFVGVATVTCGSGTIADMIPPEQRGAAMSIWSIGPLLGPVVGPVCAGFLVEAKGWRWVFWVITIVSGAVILVSFIIFRETYAPVLLDRKASKLRKATGNNKYRSVMQAKGTPKQVFISAITRPTRMLLFSPIVSMVCLYIATLYGMLYLLFTTFTFVYHDMYGFSAVGAGLSFIAGGIGNLLGLMFVGYLSDKLIRNGQIEGKDVEPEQRLDLRLTIPTALALPIGLIMYGWTAEKQLHWIVPMVGTSIMGFGMIGIFMISQTYLVDAFTRHAASVTAANAVLRSLLGALLPLCGLKLYDALGLGWGNTLLGLICLALAPVPWLLNRFGGRIRNNPRFRREF